In Planococcus versutus, the DNA window TACGATTGATAATTTCTTCAAAACACTCACTCCTTCACAGTTCAATTCACAGACTGTGGCACCGGAAAACCTTTCAATTAAAATGGATGAGGTAACGTTACTTTCAATATACGCTACTTATTATAGAATTGACAGATAATTCATTTGATTTAACATAAATATAGAAAGTTAAAAAACTTTCTTTTTTAAAAATTTTTTTATGAAAAATACATAAGTACTGATTTGTTAGCAATGATAGCGTTTTCTTTTTTAAAATTACTCTATAAAAAGATTTAGAGCCTTAGGAGATAGACAATATCCATTTGCACTAGGCCAAGACAGTTTGTATAATAGAAGATAAATATTAAAAAAAGTGAATAATTATTCAAGGATAATGTGTTTTCGTAAAGAGAGGATTGAAAGCGATTGAAATCTGCACATCAAGAAAATCCAATAAAGCAACAATCATCTTATGAATATATACAAGCTGTCCATAAAAAAATTAAAGAGCGAAACTTAGGACAATCTGAGTTTTTGCAGGCAACTTGGGAAGTGTTTGATTCGTTAAAGCCAGTATTTGAACAGCATCCAGAATATGTAGAACAAGGTATTTTAGAACGCATCTCAGAACCAGAACGATTTATCGAATTCCGAGTAACGTGGGAAGACGATGAAGGAACTGTACATGTTAACCGTGGATATCGGGTTCAATTTAATAGCACGCTTGGTCCTTTTAAAGGTGGATTGCGGTTTCATCCCACGCTAACAGGCAGTGTTGTAAAGTTTCTTGGATTTGAACAGATTTTTAAAAATGCGTTGACGGGCTTGCCAATTGGTGGCGGTAAAGGGGGATCAGACTTTGATCCGAAAGGAAAGTCTGATCGTGAAATCATGCGCTTTTGCCAAAGTTTTATGACAGAGCTAAGTCGTCATATTGGTCCAGACATCGACGTTCCAGCAGGAGATATTGGAGTTGGTAAACGTGAAATTGGCTATATGTTTGGTCAGTATAAGCGATTAAAAAACGTCTCAGAAGCCGGTGTTTTTACAGGGAAAAATCCCGATAATGGCGGAAGTCTGATTCGGAAAGAAGCAACAGGCTACGGAACGGTTTACTTTGTTGAAGAAATGCTAAAAGATCAAGGACATTCATT includes these proteins:
- the gdhA gene encoding NADP-specific glutamate dehydrogenase, with amino-acid sequence MKSAHQENPIKQQSSYEYIQAVHKKIKERNLGQSEFLQATWEVFDSLKPVFEQHPEYVEQGILERISEPERFIEFRVTWEDDEGTVHVNRGYRVQFNSTLGPFKGGLRFHPTLTGSVVKFLGFEQIFKNALTGLPIGGGKGGSDFDPKGKSDREIMRFCQSFMTELSRHIGPDIDVPAGDIGVGKREIGYMFGQYKRLKNVSEAGVFTGKNPDNGGSLIRKEATGYGTVYFVEEMLKDQGHSFKDSRVIVSGSGNVSIYAMEKAIEFGATVVACSDSEGFVYDPDGIDVETVKQLKEVERKRIYHYLEHHPKAQYGNEKSDIWKIKCDIALPCATQNEIDRESAQAMVENLVKAVGEGANMPCTEEAIRVLTNNGVLFAPAKAANAGGVAVSAMEMSQNSMRYAWSSEEVDEKLLQVMTTIYKTCTDTAEQYGSPGNLIIGANIAGFKKIADAMVSHGLN